The following nucleotide sequence is from Salvia splendens isolate huo1 chromosome 2, SspV2, whole genome shotgun sequence.
GCTAGGCTGAGGGTAGTCTTGCTGCCCATAGTGCTCAGATTGATACTGGGGCTGATGGTATGGTTGGCTCCCCGCTTGTTGGTTTCCTCTTTGATGCGGCGGAATATAGCTCACCACCTGGTTGTTTGGTTGCCTCCCGGAGTTGCTTGACTGGGGGCCTTGATGTCTGTATCCCCAGTTTCCCTCTTGTtgtcttcctgaccagttggactGACTTCTGCTGGACCAGTTACCCTGGGGTCCGCCTGACCAGTTGCCTTGACCACTCTGCCCTCTATTTCCTCCGGTGTTCGGTCTTTCTTGAATTCGAGCAGGCCAATTAGGCTGCCCTTCGGAGGGTTGTGTCTGCTGAATAGATGGTTGAGGCAGTTGTTTTTGGCTCTAATCAGTCCACCTGAAATTTGGGTGATCTCTCTATGGAGCATCCCTCTGTTTTCCCTGGATCCAGTGGTCATCCGGGCTCCAATGGCCGACAGCGTTTACCTGATTCAGAGCTTCTGGTTCAGGAGGAAACTCGCAGTAGTAATAATGGTGCTCCTCCGGAGGTGGTGGCACATAAGTCTTCTCCTTAGGGGCTAGAGGTGGAGGTGCTCTGGCCTTCTCCACGGCTTCTAgaagcttcttctccatttgctcaaatcgagcctccaacttcTCGTTGCTTCGTGCTTCTGCTGCGTGCACCTCTCCTCTTCTGTACTAGCCTCGAGAGGTCTCATATGATCTTCTTGCTTCGATCAATCTCTCTAGAATAATTTTtgcttggctgaatggggttttggagaaatccccttgggcGGCTATATTGAGATCATTCTTGCTGTCCACCGTCAATCCACCATAAAAGGTTGAATAGACCTCCCGCTCTCCGATTTTGTGATTAGGACACGCTTGCAGCAGTCCCTGGAATCTGTAATTTCTCTCTTCAGGGCACTTGTCTTTGATGTTGAGAAGAAGCGGTCCAGGAAGATAATGCGGAACTCGGTCCAGGTTCTAATCGAGCTTTATGGCAGCCTTGACAACCAGATTCCTGCAtcacccttcaaaacgaagggtaTCTCCTTGAGCTTGAAATCTTCTGATGTGGATCCAGCTGGTACTGGTTGAATGTcacaatatctgcaaaattcCTCCAAAAAGGCATAAGGGCATTCCTTCGAGAGTCCGTAGAAAGTTGACAACACCGCGAGTACCCCCGATTTGATTGCGGTTGCCCGTATTCCTGGATAACTGCGATGGCATGAGTGAGCTTCTTCTCGTCATGAGTGTGTAGGGAGCCAATTCCCCAATCGTTGTCTTCGACGACCATCTTTGTTTCTGCTTCCTCGAGTAGTGGTTTAGGTGGCGTGGACAACTCTCCTTCCTCCTCACTGGTCAGTTGCTCAGCAGTAGATGATGATGCGGCTGCTGCTAACGCGGCTCTGTAGCGAGTGGTTACTACACTGGCCTCCTGGACTCACCACTGAGCGTTTGTATTTCTGTAAATGagaggatgattccagtgtcctccgcggtggtaccttctcatgaaaagaaggaaaaacaaattaaaaacaagaaataaaactatttacacctatgAATTAAACACATCTTtgtaataacaccatgcttccccggcaacgactACATTTGGAAAGAGGACAGAAAAGACGAGAccgatcaagttatatggaaagataacCAATCGGGTGGATCAGTTTGCAACTGTCAttgcgacttgatcaaggcgctTCTCTCTTTTTCAAAAActatttataactccctaacATGCATCCTACTTTATACATGaagcggcaagtacggggtcgatcccaccgAGAAGCTGGTGCgttagtgtgtgtttagtgaacagggtttTAGCTACGGCCACactttaagttgggagttttaaactactggattaaACTAGGCAGAACGTAAACTATCTACTTTATCAAGGGACATATCATGATGGAAAAAGTAAACTGATCAGGTAAGTGACAAACTGAAATAAATGACTTAACTACCTAAGCATGCTACGATTCTACGTGATACTTTACCATTCAATATTATGCAAGTTCAAACTTATGGATCAGGGAATTTAAGACCAAAACTAAGCTATAACAGTCAATAAGATTTCCAAAAACAAATAACTTTGATTTAAAAACAGAATTCTGAACAGAACTTGGAAAATGCGGAATACAAAACAAGAACGATTGCTTTCAACTACTTAACAACACAAAATTTAACTAAGTAACTAGAACTGAAATGAGAGAAAGTGATAGATCCAAGAGATTCTCGGTCGGAAACTGAAACGGCGGCGAACGGATCTGGATTTCTCTGTCGCGCTCCTTCTCACTCTCTAGCTAACCATTCTAACTCTCTAAtggaaactaaactaaaactactgataaagaaaagaaaaagatagatCCAAAAAAAGATATTCTCCTATGGTGATgcgtcctctatttataggcttttCATAATAGCCTCCAATTGTGATAACAAATTTGGCAGCGAATCTTCGTCCTTGCTGAAATTGCGCGTCTTATCCGTCGATACGTGTCCCCTTTTCTATTTCGCCGTGGTCCTTGGATAACTGATTGAGGATCGCTTTCCAGCGCATCGGCTATACGTGCCCTCTTTCTGTTTTGCAGTGGTCCCCGGCTAACTGCTTGACcatcaacttgatcaacccacaCTGTTTTGGACCTTTTTCACCTTCTGCGCCAACATGATCAGTTTGGctttgctgccttggtcaagtggcattcctgcacaattaacactcgcttttcgcgtaaaactgatcaagtagcctacattttaccttctaaaccaatgcatgaaataggccttatcacaATCATAGATGTTTCTTTTCAAAATATGCAGGTTCAACTTTGACGGAAGTGGATTGTGCTGAGCACTGGTGGCAAGTATTCAGTTTGAAAAAGTGGTCTAATGTATCATGTCTCCATATATAAATACATTGTCTTGAACCATTCTGCTGTAATTTTgtactaaaattttataaccCTTGATTCGCCGAtactaaaatcaaaatattaaaagaagaagaagaagtataTACTCACGTcttccctgaaaagtatgaaatttctaaattttggaaactcttctCTTTAATGAGGTGGACCCATTTTCCATTAACAATAtattaaaatctttttctctccctctctcttattcctctaattatgcattaaagcATGTGTCGAATTAaatattcatacttttcagggacggatgaagtatatatatatatatatatatatatatatatatatatatatatatatatatatatatatatatatatatatatatatatatatatataagaagaGACATCAGCAACCACTAGACCAATGCATATTTTGAAAGAGACGTCATTTTATTTGCAATGTCTGGTTGTTTGAAATTTCTCAGTTCGTTCAGATTTGTATGTGGTTGTTTGAAATTACTCAGTTCGTTCAGATTTGTATGAGGCATCCTGGTACTCAGTAGTTTTATGTCATGACTCGAATATTGGATTATTATGACCCAATTTACCCATAAGTTGACATTACCCAAATATTCGTTAAGTATGACCCTAAAGAATAGATGATGTTTGGGTTATTGTTTGTGTATTCTTCGGTCGTATTAATATTTGGTTATTTTAATATGTCAAAAACATGAGAATAATCGTGTATTTTACTTCAGTTTGTTTGATACGAACATTTCGATCAGAATTGTATGACGCATTCTGGTACTCCAGAGTGATATATAATGACTCGAATGTTGGTTTATTATGACACAAATTAACCATACGATGCTATGACCCAcatattcatttattatgacCCCATGTATTAAGTAATTCTCCTCATACGATATTTCGTCTGCAAGAAACAAGAGGAAAGCATTACAAGGTCATTGGAAGTGCAATTTTACCGAAACgactaatttttatttcaaaaggtCAACTTTAGGTCATTTGAAGTGCAGTTTTCAGTCTTATTAATATTGTTGGATGGAGAAAAGATTAGGTGTTTGTCAATACCAGAAGAATAATTGTATAGACGAAGAGCTTTGATTGCtctatttttttactaattGGTAAATTGCAGCACCAGCTGGATTACTAGTACATAGAGACTCCAGAATAAAAACAGATGAAATAATATATAGTGGCAATAACATCCAGCTGACATTTATAAAACAAGGTCCAAAAAACGAGAATTACAAGGTCTAAACCTCGTTTAATTAAAATAGTGGTAGACTATAAAGAAATGAACAAAAAGTTTCAGTATTTTTATGTATGACATAACCATTGATTAAGATCCGTAGTTTGCTATCATCTTTTCTACGTcgatctttgttttcttgctctCCTTTGCATAATGTTTGGATGTCGCCTCTTTATTCAATAATGCGCTATGATTATTTCTTGCCACCATCAACACACGATTATATTTAACTCTTAAATACTGAAGCACACCTTTATTTTTAGTCGATAGTCCACCATTCCATTGACCCAAACAAATCATAAAAGTATTTCCAATCTCAATTCATGGGTTCTACAAAAGCAGAGGTACAGAAGGTAAATACATATAACTTTAACCTTGATTTGGGTCATGGATACCACGTCTCAATTCAGTCAACTTTTGAGTTGAACTTTGACCTATTGCTTATGAAAAAAACCACAATCAGAAAACAGAGATCCAACTAAGAATTAAAACTACATTCCTTCAAATAATAACCTAGAAAATTTAGTCGACATACCTTTTTGTGCTCTGGGTTCTGGCGGTACCTTTCTTCTTCACATTAATTCTTTGATATATTAGGTAACATCCAACCAATTGAGGTAAAATTTGGGTCAGATTTGAGATTGGTTTCAGTCAAACGGTATACAAAAGCATACTAACATTTTCCGTCATGCTTTGCCATTCCAGAAGCTCGTGTGTCTGCCATTACTGAAGATAGAGAAGGATTTGTCGTGGTCGTTGATTTTAGATTCCTCGAGTCGGATTTTGATCTTCGTTGATTCTGCAGATTAGGGTTTTTGTTTGGTCGATTTTGTAGGCTATATGAAATTGGAAAGGATTTTTGGTGAAAGAGAGTGTAATTGAATGGCATGGGAACCCAAGCATCAACTTAGCGTGTGGAGTAATTACTCCCATTAAATCTGCGCTTAAAATACGGATGGACGGTTCATTAATTTTTGATTCCTAACATAAGCCGTTGTTGTTATGACccaaaagaaaaaatttacaattCAGATCGTGGCCATTCATCTGCAGATCAAACGATTCATATATGGGTTGGGCCGGACCTGAGGGGGGGCAAGTGGAGCGGCCGCCCTGGGCCCCCAAATTTGCAGGGCCCCTCCCTAGCctcaggtatatatatatatatatatatatatatatatagggtagtgttaaactccttttctccccttagatttaagttccttcttaatctggaccgttagatctcattcatcaacggtccagatgatctgcattattacactataatggtgcattattagtcggtgtgcattattcaactgaaaatctgcattattacactataacggtgcattattagtcggtgtgcattatttaactgaaaatctgcattattaaatgacacgtggcatcaatctaaccgtcagatgacaaaatcgtggggctgagatcaagaaggaaataggagaaaatatggaaaaaggatttgaatacaatcctatatatatatatatatatatgggtgcgttatattgataacccctaaatatcataataaccctataactaaatctggaccgcacatttttaaaatcacgcggttgagattcaaacttagatttacttcataaaaaaaaggcggaggggtaaaactgtcatttcgctcatttaatttcgcagccgataaaatgatacttcgacATAAAAAATGACgaaactatcattataagccaaaagtatcattctacccggaaaaactatcattctatcggctgaaagtatcattctatccggcaaaactatcattctatgcaataaacctaatataatcggcacaatacataatatacaaacctacaaagcagtaaacatatcattttatcaactcaaagtatcatttttataagtttactgtcattttatcctcttagattatcattttatcaggtaaaagtatcattttattaaacaaaaatgtcattttatacaccaaaaatacctatcattctatcggctgaaagtatcattctattatCCTTAGACGTATTCAAAACAAAGAGACTCGTTATCATTATTTGAGTCATAAAATTCAAGATGAGCTGATTTATCTTATGACTTCTAGCATTACGGACTCTATCATAAAGGTTGTTAAAGATGCCAAATATTTCTCTATTATCCTTGATTGTACCCCAGATGTGAGTCATCAAGAGCAAATGACTTTATTGGTTCGATGTGTTGAGATGTGTgatgacaaaataaaaattcaagagTACTTTTTGGGTTTCATGAAGGTGGATGACACATCTGGTTTAGGGCTGTTTAAAGTATTGGTTGATTCCATCAAGCTCTTTGGTCTTGATATTGATGATATTAGGGGTCAAGGATATGACAATGGCTCTAATATGAAAGGAAAACATCAGGGAGTACAAAGGAGATTGCTTGATATTAATCCAAGAGCTTTATACATGCCATGTGCTTGTCATAGTCTTAACCTTACACTTTGTGATATGGCTAAATCTTGTGCTAAAGCAGCTAGCTTTTTTGGAATTGTGCAACGGatatatatactattttctGGTTCTACTAAAAGATGGAATGTTTTGCTTGATCATATTCTAGGTTTAACAGTGAAATCATTATCCAATACTCGTTGGGAGAGCAGGATAAAAAGTGTTCAAGCAATTAGATATCAAGCACCTCAGTTCAGGTCAGCTTTGTCTCAGTTACAACAAGCTAGTGATATAGAACTAATTGATAAGACTGATGCAAACAACTTATTGAAGGCTCTTGGTAGCTTTGAGTTTATACTTGGCATGGTTATATGGTATGACATTTTATTTGCTGTAAATACTGTAAGCAAGAGGTTGCAATCACCATCTATGTGCATTGATACTACCTTGCATCAAATTGAAGACATGAGGAATTATTTCAACAATTACAGGAATGAAGGATTTGCTTCTAGTATGACCATTGCCAAAAGTATTGCATCTGAAATGGGTGTAGAGCCATCATTTTCAGTGAAGCGCAAGGCTCAAAGGAAGAAACATTTTGATGAAATTGACACCAATGAAGAAATTCTACAAGCTGAGAAGGCTTTTGAGGTCAATTACTTCTTGGTCGTGGTTGATATGGCAAACACCTCATTGAAAAGTAGATTTGAAGAACTACAAACATTCAAAAGTATGTTTGGGTTTTTACTTAGCTCAACAACTTTGAAGTCACTAAATGATACTGAATTAGAAGATTGTTGCACCAAATTTGCGAAAACATTCTCTTCGCATGACACATCTGATGTGGAGGTAAATGATCTAATATCTGAGTTGAAGGTTTTGAAGCTAAGTTTGCCGGAAAGGCCAATGTCTTCTATGGACATTTTTTAGTATGTTAGAAAAAATGGATTCTTATCCAAATACCTCAATTGCTTATCGCATATTATTTACTGTGCCTGTGACTGTGGCATCGGCAGAAAGAAGCTTTTCAAAGTTGAAACTGTTGAAGAATTATTTAAGATCTACGATGTCTCAACAACGGCTGAACGGGCTTGCCACTTTATGTATTGAGAAGAAATTATTAGACGAGGTTGACAGCAACACCATCATCAACGACTTCGCATCAAGAAATGTTAGAAGAAATTTTTGAAGGTAATATGTAATAATTATTTGAAGTGAATTTCTTTTGATATGCTATTAGTTTTTTGCTGGATGAAACTTATTataaaatggaaggaaaaaatatataaatagggCCTCAACTTTTAGTCTCGCCCCGGGTCTTTGGAACCTCAGGACCGGCGCTGGGTTGTATTTCTTTACTTAGGCCATTCTTTTGACATATTAAAACCCGGTACGGatgtattcatattcatatggtaaatattgttcaaaaataaatatttgttaGTCCATTAAATCTTATGATCTAGcggttagattaatgtcacgtATAATCtaataatgtactccctccgttatgCTTTAGCATTCTCAGTTACTTTTGTACacttgttttgtaaaaatgataataaatagttaaagtggagaaatggtaaagtaagagagagaataatgtaaacaagactcttctctacattattctctcgcttactttactatttcttcactttaactatttattatcattttacaAAACGAGGGCATAAAAGTGactgggactgctaaagcgggacagatggagttaattataaaaatgcttaaatatttttattcctTGGACTATTAGTGTGAAGGGAGAATTCTAGGGACTTTCActtgaaaaagaaagaaatggaATACGTGTGAAATGAGCATATGGTTACTAAAAGCATCGTTGAATAGTAGAATTTAGATTTATCAATTGTTAGGCTTGACCTTGACTCCATGATCATGTGAAAtgattagtagtagtattaaattattactTTTTTCATACAATAAGAtctcttttaatttaataataattcaCGATAAACTCGTGAAAACCCTAAACTTGTGTGATCACGCAACAAAAATTATGATTCTCAAACATGATTAATATTTGCTATAATTATTTGATAGAGTAAGAAGAAACTATCTATAACCATTTAGGACCTCTATACATTTTAGGTCTAATATACGCCCTTAATCCAACTCAACCAATTATATACAATaaattagaaataattaaataataataataataataactataaaaaataatttctttGGAGCTAAATGATTTGGTTTTTTATTGATAATTTTTACTTCCCTCCGTCCTAATAAAgtcctaataaatatgaaacatttaattTCGGCAGATTTTATACAATACGTTGTTTCATTTGGAAACgtttatttttaataggacaacccaaaaagaaaaaatgtttcatttttaatgagatagATAGAGTATTGTCAGAGAACTAATTCAATAAATACACTAGTAATCTCTTCGTCCCAACTacgttgagtcatttccttctttgataaaaaaacaaaacatccgatcactcttattttatctcatcacttactttactatctctttatcttttctactttattcccctcttctacttttctacacaattttttaatttccgtgcccaaaagttttaactcaacttaattggaacgaagggagtacatatGTATAATAATTTAACATGAAAATATATTAACGTTTCAACTGATGGagcgagaaatttaaatttcaaattatgcAAACCAAGCATATTACACTCGAATTTATTAGTATTGATTATATTTCTTAGTCCATATTTCATTTCATAttactcacacttttcattt
It contains:
- the LOC121774712 gene encoding basic salivary proline-rich protein 4-like, whose product is MEKKLLEAVEKARAPPPLAPKEKTYVPPPPEEHHYYYCEFPPEPEALNQTQPSEGQPNWPARIQERPNTGGNRGQSGQGNWSGGPQGNWSSRSQSNWSGRQQEGNWGYRHQGPQSSNSGRQPNNQVVSYIPPHQRGNQQAGSQPYHQPQYQSEHYGQQDYPQPSHGGGPSNQRYNRHANEGPGEAMAPHHQNDAMREIQEAQKEQRASLDMLTKQLYQVAMSLGELRGNEGKIPATVQPIRTEKRRRSRVQFP